In the Sus scrofa isolate TJ Tabasco breed Duroc chromosome 6, Sscrofa11.1, whole genome shotgun sequence genome, one interval contains:
- the RBBP4 gene encoding histone-binding protein RBBP4: MADKEAAFDDAVEERVINEEYKIWKKNTPFLYDLVMTHALEWPSLTAQWLPDVTRPEGKDFSIHRLVLGTHTSDEQNHLVIASVQLPNDDAQFDASHYDSEKGEFGGFGSVSGKIEIEIKINHEGEVNRARYMPQNPCIIATKTPSSDVLVFDYTKHPSKPDPSGECNPDLRLRGHQKEGYGLSWNPNLSGHLLSASDDHTICLWDISAVPKEGKVVDAKTIFTGHTAVVEDVSWHLLHESLFGSVADDQKLMIWDTRSNNTSKPSHSVDAHTAEVNCLSFNPYSEFILATGSADKTVALWDLRNLKLKLHSFESHKDEIFQVQWSPHNETILASSGTDRRLNVWDLSKIGEEQSPEDAEDGPPELLFIHGGHTAKISDFSWNPNEPWVICSVSEDNIMQVWQMAENIYNDEDPEGSVDPEGQGS, encoded by the exons ATGGCGGACAAGGAAG cAGCCTTTGATGACGCAGTAGAAGAACGTGTGATCAACGAAGAGtacaaaatatggaaaaagaacACCCCTTTTCTTTACGATTTGGTGATGACCCATGCTCTGGAGTGGCCCAGCCTAACTGCACAGTGGCTTCCAGATGTAACCAG ACCAGAAGGAAAGGATTTCAGTATTCATCGACTGGTTTTGGGGACACACACGTCGGATGAACAAAACCACCTTGTGATAGCCAGTGTGCAGCTCCCTAATGATGATGCTCAGTTTGATGCTTCACACTATGACAGTGAAAAAGGAG AATTTGGAGGTTTTGGCTCAGTTAGTggaaaaattgaaatagaaatcAAGATCAACCATGAAGGAGAAGTAAACAGGGCACGTTATATGCCCCAGAACCCTTGCATCATCGCAACAAAGACTCCATCCAGTGATGTTCTTGTCTTTGACTATACAAAACACCCTTCTAAACCAG ACCCTTCTGGAGAGTGCAACCCAGACTTGCGTCTCCGTGGACATCAGAAGGAAGGCTATGGCCTGTCTTGGAACCCAAATCTCAGTGGGCACTTACTTAGTGCTTCAGATGACCAT acTATCTGCCTGTGGGACATCAGTGCAgttccaaaagaaggaaaagtggtGGATGCGAAGACCATCTTTACAGGGCATACGGCAGTAGTAGAAGATGTCTCCTGGCATCTGCTCCACGAATCTCTGTTTGGGTCAGTTGCTGATGATCAGAAACTTATGAT CTGGGATACTCGTTCAAACAACACTTCTAAACCAAGCCACTCAGTTGATGCTCACACTGCTGAAGTGAACTGCCTTTCTTTCAATCCTTATAGTGAGTTCATTCTTGCCACAGGATCAGCTGACAAG ACTGTTGCCTTGTGGGATCTGAGAAATCTGAAACTTAAGTTGCATTCCTTTGAATCACATAAGGATGAGATATTCCAG GTTCAGTGGTCGCCTCACAATGAGACTATTTTGGCTTCTAGTGGTACTGACCGCAGACTGAATGTCTGGGATTTGAG TAAAATTGGAGAGGAACAATCCCCAGAAGATGCAGAAGATGGACCACCGGAGTTGTTG TTTATTCATGGTGGTCACACTGCCAAGATATCTGATTTCTCCTGGAATCCCAATGAACCTTGGGTGATTTGTTCTGTATCAGAAGACAATATCATGCAGGTGTGGCAAATG GCGGAAAACATTTATAATGATGAAGACCCTGAAGGAAGTGTGGATCCAGAGGGACAAGGGTCCTAG